The Arachis duranensis cultivar V14167 chromosome 2, aradu.V14167.gnm2.J7QH, whole genome shotgun sequence genome has a window encoding:
- the LOC107474106 gene encoding protein SLOW GREEN 1, chloroplastic isoform X2, whose translation MFSSVRISRVEIFSYLPVWQFSIPSSASSMESLFSLKPSHHHHQSLLSLNHHHSTTPFSSVPFLSLPSSSSSSSASFRFSPIKASHSPKNPLTHVTQTLNPFFSPILKSACIAAALFLMRLHFNSPALAAAVTAAPQPPSPATESSPEDASGEEKVSGEENSTVEDLQSLIEAKIRERKFDEAVPMVDRLIEIEPEELDWPLLKAHLRARNNDHAVARNLFEEVLKRDPYNVIALHGLLVAAFELKEPTKDFMPRFEEAVKFLEKEERDSEARDLKLLIAQVKVLEGELSSALKVYEDLVTKEPKDFRPYLCKGVVYTMMKKKDEAERQFEKFRELVPEDHHHKDYFEDNANVFLQKLEQKKEAALKRLQCMVGSYCAYSSYSLVALLAQL comes from the exons ATGTTCTCATCGGTGAGAATCTCTCGGGTTgagatatttagttatttaccgGTTTGGCAGTTCTCAATTCCCAGTTCAGCCTCATCCATGGAGTCTCTCTTTTCACTGAAACCCTCTCATCACCACCACCAATCCCTTCTCTCTCTTAATCACCACCATTCAACAACACCATTCTCTTCCGTTCCTTTCCTTTCTCTAccatcttcctcctcttcctcttccgcTTCCTTTCGATTTTCACCCATCAAAGCCTCACACTCACCCAAAAACCCATTAACCCACGTGacacaaacactaaacccctTCTTCTCACCCATCCTCAAATCAGCATGCATCGCAGCTGCATTGTTCCTCATGCGCCTTCACTTCAATTCTCCCGCCCTCGCCGCTGCCGTTACAGCCGCACCGCAACCACCATCTCCCGCGACGGAATCCTCTCCGGAAGATGCCTCCGGCGAAGAAAAGGTTTCGGGTGAAGAGAACAGCACCGTTGAAGATCTTCAGTCCCTCATCGAAGCAAAGATCAGAGAGCGTAAATTCGACGAAGCGGTTCCGATGGTAGACCGCTTGATTGAAATTGAGCCGGAGGAGCTTGATTGGCCGCTGCTGAAGGCGCACCTGCGTGCCCGCAACAACGACCACGCGGTGGCGCGGAACTTGTTCGAAGAAGTGCTGAAGAGAGACCCTTATAACGTGATTGCGCTTCATGGTCTTCTTGTGGCGGCTTTTGAGTTGAAGGAACCAACAAAGGATTTTATGCCAAGGTTTGAAGAAGCTGTGAAGTTCTTGGAGAAGGAAGAGAGGGATTCTGAGGCAAGGGACTTGAAGCTGCTAATTGCGCAG GTTAAGGTTTTGGAAGGGGAATTATCCAGTGCGCTGAAGGTCTATGAGGATCTTGTGACAAAAGAACCGAAGGATTTTAGGCCTTACTTGTGTAAGGGTGTGGTGTATactatgatgaagaagaaagatgaaGCTGAAAGACAGTTTGAGAAGTTTAGGGAACTTGTCCCGGAGGATCATCATCACAAAGATTATTTTGAGGACAATGCTAATGTGTTCTTGCAGAAGCTAGAGCAAAAGAAAGAAGCAGCTCTGAAGAG ACTACAGTGTATGGTTGGATCCTATTGTGCTTATTCTAGTTACTCACTGGTGGCTTTACTTGCTCAACTCTGA
- the LOC107474106 gene encoding protein SLOW GREEN 1, chloroplastic isoform X1: MFSSVRISRVEIFSYLPVWQFSIPSSASSMESLFSLKPSHHHHQSLLSLNHHHSTTPFSSVPFLSLPSSSSSSSASFRFSPIKASHSPKNPLTHVTQTLNPFFSPILKSACIAAALFLMRLHFNSPALAAAVTAAPQPPSPATESSPEDASGEEKVSGEENSTVEDLQSLIEAKIRERKFDEAVPMVDRLIEIEPEELDWPLLKAHLRARNNDHAVARNLFEEVLKRDPYNVIALHGLLVAAFELKEPTKDFMPRFEEAVKFLEKEERDSEARDLKLLIAQVKVLEGELSSALKVYEDLVTKEPKDFRPYLCKGVVYTMMKKKDEAERQFEKFRELVPEDHHHKDYFEDNANVFLQKLEQKKEAALKSMFVGDLLILMTSEGFSCVHYRLQCMVGSYCAYSSYSLVALLAQL, translated from the exons ATGTTCTCATCGGTGAGAATCTCTCGGGTTgagatatttagttatttaccgGTTTGGCAGTTCTCAATTCCCAGTTCAGCCTCATCCATGGAGTCTCTCTTTTCACTGAAACCCTCTCATCACCACCACCAATCCCTTCTCTCTCTTAATCACCACCATTCAACAACACCATTCTCTTCCGTTCCTTTCCTTTCTCTAccatcttcctcctcttcctcttccgcTTCCTTTCGATTTTCACCCATCAAAGCCTCACACTCACCCAAAAACCCATTAACCCACGTGacacaaacactaaacccctTCTTCTCACCCATCCTCAAATCAGCATGCATCGCAGCTGCATTGTTCCTCATGCGCCTTCACTTCAATTCTCCCGCCCTCGCCGCTGCCGTTACAGCCGCACCGCAACCACCATCTCCCGCGACGGAATCCTCTCCGGAAGATGCCTCCGGCGAAGAAAAGGTTTCGGGTGAAGAGAACAGCACCGTTGAAGATCTTCAGTCCCTCATCGAAGCAAAGATCAGAGAGCGTAAATTCGACGAAGCGGTTCCGATGGTAGACCGCTTGATTGAAATTGAGCCGGAGGAGCTTGATTGGCCGCTGCTGAAGGCGCACCTGCGTGCCCGCAACAACGACCACGCGGTGGCGCGGAACTTGTTCGAAGAAGTGCTGAAGAGAGACCCTTATAACGTGATTGCGCTTCATGGTCTTCTTGTGGCGGCTTTTGAGTTGAAGGAACCAACAAAGGATTTTATGCCAAGGTTTGAAGAAGCTGTGAAGTTCTTGGAGAAGGAAGAGAGGGATTCTGAGGCAAGGGACTTGAAGCTGCTAATTGCGCAG GTTAAGGTTTTGGAAGGGGAATTATCCAGTGCGCTGAAGGTCTATGAGGATCTTGTGACAAAAGAACCGAAGGATTTTAGGCCTTACTTGTGTAAGGGTGTGGTGTATactatgatgaagaagaaagatgaaGCTGAAAGACAGTTTGAGAAGTTTAGGGAACTTGTCCCGGAGGATCATCATCACAAAGATTATTTTGAGGACAATGCTAATGTGTTCTTGCAGAAGCTAGAGCAAAAGAAAGAAGCAGCTCTGAAGAG CATGTTTGTGGGTGATCTACTGATCTTGATGACATCGGAGGGCTTTTCCTGTGTCCATTACAGACTACAGTGTATGGTTGGATCCTATTGTGCTTATTCTAGTTACTCACTGGTGGCTTTACTTGCTCAACTCTGA